The following DNA comes from Marichromatium purpuratum 984.
CCCTCGATCAGGTCGAGGCGATGGCCGGGGCCGAGGAGGGCGCGCTGGCTCAGCTCGACGCCCAGCTGCTCGGGCTCGACACCGCGCTCGGTCACTGGCCGGCGGTGCGACTGTCGGCTGACGCGGCCTTCTATCTGCGTCAGGGCCAGGCGGTGTTGGTACCGCAGGCGCCGACCGAGGGTCTGGTGCGACTCTATGATCCCTCCGAGCAGTTCCTCGGCGTCGGCTGCATCCTCGACGACGGCAAGGTCCAGCCGAAGCGATTGATTTGACGTTTCCAGTCCTTCGCGCCGTTGCGGGGCGGAGGACATCATCGCGGGCCCGTCCCGCGCATACCACGACAGGTCGGATTCCCTGAGGTCATTGTCGGAGGATCCATCCGGCGGCGCCGGATCTGTGCCTGTTCTATCGTCACCCTCATCCAGGAGACACCCAATGACCATGACCGCGGAAGACAAGAAGAAGATCGTTGAAGAGTACCGTCGTGGCGAGAGCGACACCGGTTCCCCCGAGGTGCAGGTCGCGCTGCTCACCGCACGCATCCTGCAGCTCACCGATCACTTCAAGGAACACAAGCATGACCATCACTCGCGCCGCGGCCTGGTGCGCATGGTCAACTCCCGGCGTAAACTGCTCGACTATCTCAAGCGCAAGGATCTCGATCGCTACCGCGACCTGATCGCGCGCCTGGGGCTGCGTCGCTGACGCGTACTCGAAGGCTCGAGGACCGGACCGCGATCGCGGTTCCGGTCTGGCCGTCGGCGCTGTGTCTCATATCTCCGGCGTCAGCGTCGACAACCACCCTGCCAACCCGGCGAGCATCGGCGCCACGCGGTCAGCAGGGGTCCACGGCCCGAAGCTTCGACGGACCATACACCCCGAGGATTTACCTGTGATTCCCACCCCTATCGTTAAACAGTTCCAATTCGGAAATCAGACCGTCAGGCTCGAGACCGGCGAGATCGCGCGCCAGGCCGATGGCGCAGTCCTGGTGAACATGGAAGACACCGTGGTCCTGGTGACCGTGGTCGTGGACAAGCGCGCCGGTGTCGAGCGCGACTTCTTCCCGCTCACCGTCGACTACCAGGAGAAGACCTACGCCGCTGGCCGCATCCCCGGTGGCTTCTTCCGTCGCGAGGGTCGCCCGAGCGAGGCCGAGATCCTCACCGCCCGTCTGATCGACCGCCCGCTGCGGCCGCTGTTTGCCGATGGATTCAAGCGTGAGGTGCAGATCATCGCGACGGTCAAGTCGCTCAACCCCGCGGTCAATCCCGAGGTGCCGGCGCTGATCGGTGCTTCTGCGGCGGTGGCCCTGGCCGGTCTGCCCTTCAACGGCCCGATCGGTGCTGCCCGGGTCGGCTACAAGGACGGTGAATACATCCTCAACCCCCCGGTGGTCGGTCTCGGACCGGACTCCGACCTCGACCTGGTGGTCGCCGGCACCGAGCAGGCGGTGCTGATGGTCGAGTCCGAGGCCCGTGGTCTCTCCGAAGAGGTGATGCTCGGTGCCGTGCTGTTCGGTCACGAGCAGCTGCAGGTGGTCATCGAAGCGATCCGTGAGCTTGTCGCCGAGGCCGGCAAGCCGCCCTTCGAGTGGAGCGCCCCGGAGCGCGACACCGCGCTCGCCGCCGCCGTCGCCGAGGCCTGTGGCGCGCGCATCGCCGAGGCCTATCGCATCCACGACAAGAAGGCGCGTTACACCGCGCTCGACACCATCCGTGCCGAGACCCTGGCCACGCTTTGCGAGGGCGAGGACGCGGCCTGGAGCGAGCAGCAGGTGATGGGTGAGATCGAGGGCCTGGAGAAGCGTACCGTGCGTTCGGCGGTGATCGCCGGCGAGCCGCGTATCGACGGTCGCGACAATGCCACCGTGCGCCCGATCACCATCCGTACCGGCGTGCTGCCGCGCACCCACGGCTCGGCCCTGTTCACTCGTGGCGAGACCCAGGCGATGGTGGTCACCACCCTGGGCACCGAGCGTGACTCGCAGATCATCGACGCACTCGATGGCGAGCGGCGCGAGCACTTCATGCTCCACTACAACTTCCCGCCCTTCTGCGTCGGTGAGTCGGGTCGCGTCGGCAGCCCCAAGCGCCGCGAGATCGGTCACGGCCGTCTGGCCAAGCGCGGCGTGCTGGCGGTGATGCCGAGCATTGAGGAGTTCCCCTACTCGGTGCGCGTGGTCTCCGAGATCACCGAGTCGAACGGTTCGAGTTCGATGGCCAGCGTTTGCGGCACCAGCCTCGCGCTGATGGATGCCGGCGTGCCGATCAAGTCCCCGGTAGCCGGTGTCGCCATGGGCCTGATCAAGGAAGATGATCAGTTCGCGGTACTCACCGACATCATGGGCGACGAGGACCACCTCGGCGACATGGACTTCAAGGTGGCCGGTACCATCGAGGGCGTCAATGCCCTGCAGATGGACATCAAGATCGAGGGCATCACCAAGGAGATCATGGAGATCGCCCTGGAGCAGGCCAAGGCCGGGCGTCTGCACATCCTCGAGGAGATGAACAAGGTGCTGTCGACGCCGCGCGAGGAGATGTCCGAGCACGCGCCGCGCATCATCGAGTTCAAGATCCACCCCGAGAAGATCCGCGACGTCATCGGCAAGGGCGGTTCGGTGATCCGCTCGATCACCGAGGAGACCGGCGCCACCATCGACATCAACGACGAAGGCGTGGTGAAGATCTTCTCGGTGGCCAAGTCCGCCGGTGAGGAGGCGAAGAAGCGCATCCGTCTGATTACCGCCGATGTCGAGGTCGGCAAGGTCTACGAGGGCAAGGTCGCACGGCTGATGGACTTCGGTGCCTTCGTCACCATCCTGCCCGGTCGCGACGGTCTGGTGCACATCTCGCAGATCTGCGAGGAGCGGGTGCAGAGCGTCAGCGACAAGCTCTCCGAGGGCGACGTGGTGCGCGTCAAGGTGCTCGAGGTCGACAAGCAGGGTCGGATCCGTCTGAGCATGAAGGCGGTCGAGCTCGGCGAGTGATGATCGCGCCCCTCGGGGCCTGATCGATCGACCCTGAAAAGGGGGCCGCGAGGCCCCCTTTTTCGTGTTGTGCAACCCCTGTCGACAGGAGCAAGTGACCAAGATGACAACTAAGACCGAGACCCAGCGCTTCGGACTGATCGTGATCGGTGACGAAGTGCTCAACGGCGCGCGTCGCGACCGGCACCTGGAGCAGTTCAAGGAGATGATCGGCGAGCGTGGCCATGCCCTGGCCTGGCATTGGACGCTGCCCGACGATCCCGAGGTGATCACCGCTCATCTGCGTTTCTCGATGGCACGCGCCGAGCCGGTGTTCGTCTGTGGCGGTATCGGCGCCACCCCGGACGACCACACCCGTGGTTGCGCCGCCGCCGCCGCTGGGGTCGCGCTGACACGCCACCCAGGCGCGGTGGCCCTGCTGGAGGAGAAGTTCGGCGACGAGGCCTACCCGCACCGCATCCTGATGGCCGAGCTGCCCGAAGGGTGCGCGCTGATCGACAACCCGGTCAACCGCATCCCCGGCTTTGCAGTGTGTAACCACTGGTTCTTGCCGGGCTTCCCGAAGATGGCCTGGCCGATGGCCGAGGCGGTGCTCGAGCAGGGCTTCGGCAGCGC
Coding sequences within:
- the rpsO gene encoding 30S ribosomal protein S15; this encodes MTMTAEDKKKIVEEYRRGESDTGSPEVQVALLTARILQLTDHFKEHKHDHHSRRGLVRMVNSRRKLLDYLKRKDLDRYRDLIARLGLRR
- the pnp gene encoding polyribonucleotide nucleotidyltransferase codes for the protein MIPTPIVKQFQFGNQTVRLETGEIARQADGAVLVNMEDTVVLVTVVVDKRAGVERDFFPLTVDYQEKTYAAGRIPGGFFRREGRPSEAEILTARLIDRPLRPLFADGFKREVQIIATVKSLNPAVNPEVPALIGASAAVALAGLPFNGPIGAARVGYKDGEYILNPPVVGLGPDSDLDLVVAGTEQAVLMVESEARGLSEEVMLGAVLFGHEQLQVVIEAIRELVAEAGKPPFEWSAPERDTALAAAVAEACGARIAEAYRIHDKKARYTALDTIRAETLATLCEGEDAAWSEQQVMGEIEGLEKRTVRSAVIAGEPRIDGRDNATVRPITIRTGVLPRTHGSALFTRGETQAMVVTTLGTERDSQIIDALDGERREHFMLHYNFPPFCVGESGRVGSPKRREIGHGRLAKRGVLAVMPSIEEFPYSVRVVSEITESNGSSSMASVCGTSLALMDAGVPIKSPVAGVAMGLIKEDDQFAVLTDIMGDEDHLGDMDFKVAGTIEGVNALQMDIKIEGITKEIMEIALEQAKAGRLHILEEMNKVLSTPREEMSEHAPRIIEFKIHPEKIRDVIGKGGSVIRSITEETGATIDINDEGVVKIFSVAKSAGEEAKKRIRLITADVEVGKVYEGKVARLMDFGAFVTILPGRDGLVHISQICEERVQSVSDKLSEGDVVRVKVLEVDKQGRIRLSMKAVELGE
- a CDS encoding competence/damage-inducible protein A: MTTKTETQRFGLIVIGDEVLNGARRDRHLEQFKEMIGERGHALAWHWTLPDDPEVITAHLRFSMARAEPVFVCGGIGATPDDHTRGCAAAAAGVALTRHPGAVALLEEKFGDEAYPHRILMAELPEGCALIDNPVNRIPGFAVCNHWFLPGFPKMAWPMAEAVLEQGFGSAVRQREVALKVRGIPESQLIPVMECFGERFPALKMFSLPHMGEDPHILLGFRGHDGLEEALAALREALGDASIEAVEPR